The following nucleotide sequence is from Dromaius novaehollandiae isolate bDroNov1 chromosome Z, bDroNov1.hap1, whole genome shotgun sequence.
GGACAGAGGAAGACTTGCTAACGAAAAGCCAAACTCCCCAACCCGTGTATAGAGTCACAGTAGATAACGGAACCTGGTGGCTGACGGGAGAGGGCCGAGTACCCAACCAGTGTGGGGCCAGTCATATGCAGGAAAACACGTGTACGTCAACGGCTGTCCAACTAATGCAGCAGCATCCACTGGCTACCTCGTGCCCACTGTTCAGGGCTTTAGCAATTAAAGTGCCTCAGAATAGATGACCATGATCCCCTGCGGCAGAAGCAAACTGTCAATGACCCTTGGGTTCAAAGACTAACACGATTCCATCAAGTTGTTCAATGCTTCATACCCTGCTTAGGTGTGGAAGAACCTGAGAAGGCCAAATTAATACTTCGACCCCAACACAACAAATAGACAACTCAACCTTAGACgctttgcaggcactgcatcaggaaatgccatcttttattggggtggtggggcagagccctggcattgccctggactttctgctagcttctcaaggaggaatttgtgctttagtgaatgaaagctgttgcttttctgtggagcggGATCAGAGAGTTGAGCCTGACTTTGCCAAGATCCATGCAGGCCTACAAGGACGAGGCACGCTGACAGCGGAGCAGCCACTTGACTGGAGGCGACGGGTGTCTAACCGAGGAGGATGGGTTGGTGAATGGTGAAGAGGTCTCTAAGATTAGTGATTAGAGGAGCTCTGATCATTATAATTCGGCGTGTTCTTGGAAGGCTTAGTCACGGCTGTGCATTAGGATGTATCAAGTGACGCAAAAATACCACGCTCCCCACTGGTCAATCCCAACACGAAATGAAGGGAATCCGCAGACGAGTGCTGCAGACACtgcagaaggagcaaggagacATCCATGAGCTCACGAGCATGCAGTATGGAGGAGAGCGAGgctggagaagcctcccagggggcAACGTGGAAGCAGAAGAGCATCAACAGTAGTGCGACTGACTCCGTTTTGCTGGTCGCTGCCATCTTGGGAGCGAGCAGGGGCGAACTCGTGAGCCTTGTGTGCACCCTTGAACCCCGTGGAGCAGCGAGGCCAGACTGGATGGAGCCGGGTGGTAGTTGAAGCGATTactagtggaaaaaaaccccactctctcagctcctccctgtaCGTATAGCCAATGAGACGATGACGGACAGCGGCTATACCTCCCGAAAGGATGTCTAGAAGCCGAAAGGAAATTGCTGCGAGTAGAGTTTtctaggacagctctggtgccctgacggctcctccaggagctggcatcatgtggcaggaccacaggctgctgccctcaAAGGCCAGGGACCACCTCAAAGGTAGGAGACCTTTTAAACTTTCCATCGGGAATCGGAGTGAGGACTGCCTGTAAGCTCCTGGATGATCGCCAGACAAGCgaggcttccttttttttaacgaGAGTCTGGAGGAGTGAGCGTGAGGGAGGTAAAGTAAGCTCGCTGTAAGAAAGGGGAGCCAAGGAATTCCTGGTTTTGCAAAGAGCAAGGTAAGGCCTGGAAATCCTTTGCTTTGGCATTATTGCAGGCTAAGGAGACGGGACCACCAAGAGCAGGCTtgctgccgcagcagctcccttAGTCAGCCATGAAGTGGGGGGATACTTTTGGTAGGCTTCACAAGCtacctgagctctgcctaggCACACCTAGGATGGTGCTACGCTCTTGCCAAGCTGGCTTTCGGTGGAGGAAAGCTGTTTGGTTTACAAAGAAATATCCCCGGTGTtttggaattttgtattttaatgctgaCAACTAATCATGGTAACGCagggcttttaaaaatggctttaattctGTAGTTCTAAAATTCTCCTTATGCCGTGTTTGTTGCTAGCCAGAGAGTCTGAAGCGACGCAGTCTTCCACCggcttttctcagctgttcttcagccatttcccgTGCTGTCACtcgggctcccgctgccctcaGGGAGCCCCGCAGAGGGAGGCGTTTCGGCTTCGGCAACACGGAGCCCCCGGCGCTTCCCCGGGCGCGGGCCGTcctgccgcccccgcgcggccccggagcccccggcaaggggcgccgggcgccggggcagtCCCTGCTCGCCGCGCCTCgcccgggctccggctccggcgccctTTGTGGCGGGGGCTCGGCTGCCAGACGGCGTCtctccccccccgctccccccggccgtgGGCCCGCGGGACGGCGCGGAGCGACGAGAGCAGGCGGCCgtttgcagaaaagctttattgggggcgggggggggcgggggggggctccggcggcgTAGGGGGgcttcggcggcggcgggggggcagcgccgcccgcggcTCCTCACTCCCTGCGCACCGGTTGGCGGGTGAAGACGTTGACGCCGACTCTGCGGGACGGAGCGGGCGGAGCGCGGTcagggcagaggcgcccggcggcAACGGGCCCGCAgacgcggccgccgccgagggccctgcgccggctcccagccgcgccgcccgctccgcccggggCTCACCTGGTGGCTTCCCAGTCGTCGCCGAGGCTGCCGACCTGCTCTCGCAGGAGCCACACGGTCTTCAAAATTTCCTCCCCGTGCTTGTCCACGAAGCACTGGCCCACGAAGACGCTGGTGGCGTCTGCAGAGGCGGGGGGAGAGCGCGGGGCGGAGGCGTGAGCCGCCCCGCGGGACGGGGAAGGCGGCGGTCcggctctgccccctccgccccccggacGGGACTTGCCCCAGACGTGAGCGGGACACGGGGCCTGGGAGGTGCCGCTACCCaaacagctgcagggctggggctgggggagcgtcaggggcagcacgggggagggcagggcaccGCCCGGGACATTGCAGGGCAGGTTGCAGCACTGTCACAGACATCACAGGGGACCATCGCAGGATCACAGGGTCaaagagtggttgaggttggaagggacctctggagatcatctagtccaacccccccgcccaagcagagtcacctagagcacattgcacagggtTGCGTCCAGGCGGGCttggaatatctccagagaaggagactccacaacctctctgggcaccctgTACCAGTGCTTGgtctccctcacagtaaagaagtctttcctcgtgttcagacaaaactgcctgtgcttcagtttgtggctgttgcctcttgtgctgtcgctgggcaccactgaaaagactctggccccatcctctcgacaccctcccttcagatacttaagcacattgataagatgccccctcactcttgtcttctccaggctgaacacacccaactctctcagcctttccgcttagggcagatgctgcagttccctcatcctcttcatagccctacgctggactcactccaatagctccgtgtctctcttgtactgaggagacATGAAACCACAGGGGAGGGCAGGACGCCATCCAGGACATTGCAGGGGAGGGCAAGGGATGGTCAAGGACatcctggaggaggagagggcaccaaTGGGGACATCGCAGGGGTGGCAGGGGACCATCAGTTGCATCTCCGGGGAGGGCAGAGGATATCAGGGACATTGCAGGCAAGGTCAAGGGGCTGTTGGGGACACCGcggggaggctggggaagggtGAAGCACCTGAGAAACTCCAGTTGACGGTGAATCCGAAggtgggctggttgctgttgtTCTCACGGTGCTGGGATCCCCGTAGTGGAGAAATCTTGATTTCGTTGCTGGTGGCTGTCACTGCCATGTGGTACGTGCCGGAGAACTCGCCTGCTTCGTTCACAGGCTTGATGGTCATATTGGAGCCCAGGTCATTGAACCAAAGTCCTGTCAGGACAcactgcaaagaaggaatcagcatggggtgcctggcacccagccctaggggacagccagcagtgcctgggTCCAGCCTGGCCTGCAGCCGCCTTACCGtctgctcagcagaggagctgggagtcGCCAGCGCCAGGGCGAGCAGCAGGAGGACGGCAGCCACCTGCATGGTCTCTGCGGCTGGGAGGTGCTCGCTGATGCCCGGGATGTGCTCCTCGCAGGTCTCTGTCCAGGTGCcggctccccctcctttttattgcTGCCGGGGCTCCCGGTGCCAGCTCTGCGCAGGCATTGTATAACCTGGGTGTATCCAAAGTTGTGGTTCTTAACGATATGACAGGGCGATTGCATGCAGATGTTTCCAGCAGCTTGTATGGAGCCAGCTGCTCCTTGCTCGtgtgcccccggggcgggggccagcccggccccccgggagcagggcaTACCGCTGGCAGCGTGCAGGCTCTCGCTCTGCTGTGTGGCTCACGGTGGCTCCACTACGGACCAAAGTGGTGCTTGCTTAAAGTCTTAGACCCCGATTCCCAGAGAAGAGCGGCTGTTGGGCCGGGGCAAAGCTCTTGGGCCGCCCTGGGGAGGTGGGCATCACTCTCAGGGTGCTGGGACCGCCATGCCGCGGGGTGCTCAGCACccgggcagggggatgggggcTACCACAGGCTGTGTGTGATACACAACGAGCCCCGATGGACAACCCAAACTGACCCCCTGAGCCAGGGAAAACCCCTTCGAAGGGCTGGCCCCCCCTAAAACCCTTCCTGCTGCCCGTTTGCCACCCTGCTGCCATCCCCAGCACTTTCTCCTGCAGATaatgcacacagtgcaattgctgttcagtacttaaagctttgcacgcatCGCAAATGATCAGTG
It contains:
- the LOC135325084 gene encoding avidin-like, with the protein product MQVAAVLLLLALALATPSSSAEQTCVLTGLWFNDLGSNMTIKPVNEAGEFSGTYHMAVTATSNEIKISPLRGSQHRENNSNQPTFGFTVNWSFSDATSVFVGQCFVDKHGEEILKTVWLLREQVGSLGDDWEATRVGVNVFTRQPVRRE